The Blastocatellia bacterium DNA window TGATTGTCATCCCGGCGCGAGCGTAGCCTATCTGAGAAGATCGTCTTGAGGCGGAAGAAGGCGATCTCGACTAGCGAGCGAGTGTGATAACCACTGCCCCGCTTCCAGCCGGCAAGACCTTGCCGGCGGACACCGCGCAAGTTGCGGTTGCGGTCTTTGAGGTAGTCGTCTTGCCAGAGTTGAGCGCCTTTGCGGGGTGGAATGA harbors:
- a CDS encoding transposase, whose translation is IPPRKGAQLWQDDYLKDRNRNLRGVRRQGLAGWKRGSGYHTRSLVEIAFFRLKTIFSDRLRSRRDDNQTTEAMIRCVALNRMTSLGMPDSYRI